In Methanocella paludicola SANAE, the sequence TGGTGCGCTCAGGCCTATCGACGCGCTTCTGCTCCACGGAAGGCGTTAGGCCGGGCTTTTCGGGCATGAACCACATCTGGATGAAGCGCATTGGCTTATCCTTTAAATCGTTGATCTCCGAATGATACATGCCCGAGCCCACGGTCGTATGCTGTACCCAGCCTTTTTTCAGGATGCCGCCCTCTCCCCGCTGGTCAGCATGCCTGAACACTCCGTCGGCGCAGTATGTGACGACCTCGATCTCCCGGTGATAGTGAAGCGGCCATACGGCCCCCGGCGATAGCATATCATCGTTAAAGACCCTTAAGGGCCCAAAATTCATGTGTTCGGGGTCCCGGTACATGTCAAAGGAAAAATGCCATCGGCCGTGGAACGTCCCGTTCTCGATCCTGCCCTCGGCCTGGTAGATATCTTCGGGCCGGCGTACTGTGATCATTACTATCTTTGTCGACGTACGGCATTTTATAACCGGCCATTATGAAAATGCGGATATTTATATAATAATTACAAATACAAAGTTTTTCCTAAAAGTAAGCGTTTAGTAAAAATAATTAAAAATAAGCATATGTTTGTACATAGGAAGCGATAGGTTAAACAAAGCTTATATAGAAGTTATTTTAATATAAAGTTGCTAATACGATTGGTAGGAGAGCAGTAAGGTTGGAAAGCTGTGGAACATCAATGTCGCGCTCATCCGGGGAAATGAGCGTGCAGCGGCATTTTTCCGGGAATGATGGCAGGCCGTCTTTTAACTCGCAAAAGACCGTAGCCATTATCGAGGACGAGAAAGAGATCGTTGAACTCTACATAAAAATATGTGAGTCCGCCGGGCTAAAGATCGCCTTTATCGCCTACGACGGCGGGGAAGGCCTTGAGGCCTTTCGAAGATCACTCTGTCCCGATGTGATCCTTATCGACCACCGTATGCCGGCCCTGACAGGCCTTGAGGCCATGAAGGCGATGCTCGAGATTGAGCCTTGTGCCCGCTTTATCTTTCTGAGCGCTTCCGATGAGATACGTAATGAGTCGCTCGCTGCCGGTGCCCGGGCTTTCCTGAAGAAGCCCTCGCGTCTCTCTGAAATAAAAAGCACGATAATGAAAGTGCTCAACGAGAATTGAACTCTTTTTTATTTCACCTTTGTCGTGGTCTAAATCTAAATGCCTCGCACACGAAAGTGTCTATTATGAGCGAGAAGGAGCCCGTGTATTCTACTTATGGTGATTCGCCCCGTTATTCCCAGGCCACGGAAGAGCGCATACTGGAGCGCGTGAAGTCAGAGGCGCAGGAAGCGCTGAGCTCTATGGACATTCAATTTCCGGTGAATAATAAGCATGAGTTGCTGAGCGCGATCGCCGTGGACAGGCCCACGCACTGCCACTACTACGGCCGGACCCTGACGCTTAAGGAACTGGCCGGGAGCTTGAGGGACGATGATTTTCCCCTCAGGGATGCTGCCCAGGCTGCTATTGCGATAGCCGGGGCATGTCCCATGCCCTCCGGGTCGCCCGAGGGGGCGCCCGACACCAGGCCAGTGTGATATAAACATTCGGAAAGTATTGGCACGGTATATTTGAATAATAGCTTATTTGGAGAAAAGGTCATGATGGGCCCGCTGCGATTTGAACGCAGGGCCTCTCGGTTATCAGCCGAGCGCTTGTCGCTGCCTTTTGACGGGCAGTTCCGACCTGGCTAAGCTACGGGCCCAACATCTTCTGTAAAAGTCATTACTACTACATAAAAGTTATGCACAAAGCCTCAGACATAATGGATTTATATAAGTAATAATTATTTCAGGCTGAACTATATGGCGTGCGACAAGTGCGGCAAGGAAGCCGTCGTTCTTCAGAAGTATTCCGGCATGCATCTCTGCGCTCACCACGAGATCGAGGACGTGGAGCGTAAGATCAAGAAGCGCATGCGGCAGGACAGGATGGTCGTACCGGGCGACCACGTGGCCGTCGCGATGAGCGGAGGCAAGGATAGCGCTGTCACTCTGTCGATCCTTTTTGAGACCTTCAGCATGAGGCCGGATATCAAGTTCACCGCCATCACCATCGACGAGGGCATCGACGGCTACCGTAATTTTTCTATACCCAGGGTGAAGGAGCTTTGCGATAAGCTGGGCGTGCCGCATATTGTTGTTTCTTTTCAGGAGGAGGTGGGCTGCACGCTGGACGAGATGCTCACCCACGAGC encodes:
- a CDS encoding pirin family protein; translation: MITVRRPEDIYQAEGRIENGTFHGRWHFSFDMYRDPEHMNFGPLRVFNDDMLSPGAVWPLHYHREIEVVTYCADGVFRHADQRGEGGILKKGWVQHTTVGSGMYHSEINDLKDKPMRFIQMWFMPEKPGLTPSVEQKRVDRPERTNKLLLIMANGVPDALPIHQDVRIYSGYLEQGHSAEHSFRNGRGGYFYVVEGGPVTVNGKELPEFGAAEIISEQHIKISATSNAEILLVDAGYV
- a CDS encoding response regulator — protein: MSRSSGEMSVQRHFSGNDGRPSFNSQKTVAIIEDEKEIVELYIKICESAGLKIAFIAYDGGEGLEAFRRSLCPDVILIDHRMPALTGLEAMKAMLEIEPCARFIFLSASDEIRNESLAAGARAFLKKPSRLSEIKSTIMKVLNEN
- a CDS encoding MTH865 family protein, yielding MSEKEPVYSTYGDSPRYSQATEERILERVKSEAQEALSSMDIQFPVNNKHELLSAIAVDRPTHCHYYGRTLTLKELAGSLRDDDFPLRDAAQAAIAIAGACPMPSGSPEGAPDTRPV